One Faecalispora anaeroviscerum genomic window carries:
- a CDS encoding VirB4 family type IV secretion system protein, protein MKLFQKNVKAVEKAPRPFNSKLIAKLQPQGNLKLNDERYIKTGDGYCSCITIYEYPSEAYDFWLSRLMNIDGVYTVLDVATEEKEDAQDAIIASLNELDVRYSHAKDEGTSIEAEQNYQLLKDMLKKVKTQGEVIKLIQCRLYVSGRTKEEVDRRAADVIKDLEGEAFRAAIFLDETEFSYKALWQPYHEQIKERNKRVGNPLPARSLAGGYPWNYEQMDDPYGIAIGSSATRGNIIFDQFRKTRTRLSFDAVIAGKKGSGKSTLLKLLTENNAIIGNYIRLIDQTGEFTDLIKSLGGKIITLNGSDGIINYLEVFRTDEDEAISFANHLSKLNTFYKFIAPSAGEDDRNEFEEYVRRLYEEKGLWLSSTTAPQKITGLPPQVYPTFSDLLALIRSDLYEDIEARHINSNLSPSKWHRLESIELTLSNIVHSYGKMFDGHTSIPNLTTEQIVAYNVQGISNFKSEIFNALLFNILALMQDDMIRIGVPSKLKYENGNPIYQIPKLLLLVDESHKFINTRNPLVLDYVINIERESRKYFTALVLASQSIRDFAPQSNDSEAVEKLKLLFELTQYKFIMQQEANCLPVMRTVFEDQLTESQLKQIPKFGQGECFLMTGEDSLHTFIQITEQEEKLFKGGA, encoded by the coding sequence TTGAAGCTGTTTCAAAAAAATGTAAAGGCTGTGGAAAAGGCTCCGCGGCCTTTTAATTCGAAATTGATTGCCAAGCTACAGCCGCAAGGAAATTTAAAACTGAATGATGAAAGATATATCAAAACAGGCGACGGGTACTGCTCCTGTATTACAATCTATGAATACCCTTCAGAAGCATATGATTTTTGGCTGTCTCGACTCATGAATATTGATGGCGTTTACACAGTTCTCGACGTTGCAACAGAGGAAAAAGAAGATGCCCAGGACGCAATTATTGCATCGTTAAATGAACTCGATGTACGCTATTCTCACGCAAAAGACGAAGGGACAAGTATTGAGGCCGAGCAAAACTATCAACTGCTGAAGGATATGTTGAAAAAAGTCAAGACCCAGGGTGAAGTAATCAAATTGATCCAGTGCCGTCTGTATGTAAGTGGTCGGACAAAAGAAGAAGTTGACCGGCGTGCAGCAGATGTAATTAAAGACCTGGAAGGAGAGGCTTTCCGGGCCGCAATCTTCCTTGACGAAACAGAATTCAGTTATAAAGCATTGTGGCAGCCATATCATGAACAGATTAAGGAAAGAAATAAGCGCGTTGGCAATCCTTTACCGGCTCGTTCGTTGGCCGGAGGCTATCCATGGAATTATGAGCAGATGGATGACCCATACGGGATTGCAATCGGCAGTTCGGCCACACGGGGTAATATCATATTTGATCAATTTAGAAAGACAAGAACACGCCTTTCCTTCGATGCTGTTATTGCTGGTAAAAAAGGTAGCGGTAAATCAACGCTGCTGAAATTGCTGACAGAAAACAATGCGATCATCGGAAATTATATTCGTCTTATTGATCAAACCGGTGAGTTTACCGATCTGATTAAATCCCTTGGCGGTAAGATTATTACGCTCAATGGCAGCGATGGAATTATTAATTATCTTGAAGTTTTCCGTACAGATGAAGATGAAGCCATCAGTTTTGCAAACCATCTTTCTAAGTTGAATACTTTCTATAAATTTATAGCGCCATCTGCCGGAGAGGATGATCGAAACGAATTCGAAGAATATGTCAGAAGACTTTACGAAGAAAAGGGCTTATGGCTCAGTAGCACCACCGCTCCACAAAAAATCACAGGTCTTCCCCCACAGGTCTATCCCACATTTTCCGATCTGTTGGCGCTGATCCGTAGCGACTTATATGAAGACATTGAAGCTCGCCACATCAACTCCAATCTATCCCCCAGCAAGTGGCATAGATTGGAAAGTATCGAATTGACCCTAAGTAATATAGTGCATAGCTATGGCAAAATGTTTGACGGTCATACATCGATTCCTAATCTGACTACAGAACAAATTGTCGCGTACAATGTACAAGGTATAAGTAATTTCAAATCTGAGATTTTCAATGCATTGCTGTTTAATATTTTAGCTTTGATGCAAGATGATATGATCCGGATTGGTGTGCCAAGCAAACTAAAATATGAAAATGGAAATCCGATTTATCAAATTCCAAAACTGCTTTTGCTAGTCGATGAATCCCACAAATTCATCAACACCCGGAACCCCCTTGTACTGGATTATGTGATTAATATTGAGCGTGAGAGTAGAAAGTATTTCACCGCTCTTGTTTTAGCAAGCCAATCAATACGCGACTTTGCGCCGCAAAGCAATGACAGCGAAGCAGTGGAAAAACTGAAGCTACTCTTTGAGTTAACTCAGTATAAATTCATTATGCAGCAAGAAGCTAATTGCCTTCCTGTTATGCGTACAGTATTTGAAGATCAGTTGACCGAAAGCCAGCTCAAGCAGATTCCTAAATTTGGACAAGGGGAATGCTTCCTGATGACCGGTGAGGACAGTTTGCACACCTTTATTCAGATTACAGAGCAGGAAGAAAAACTTTTCAAAGGTGGTGCGTGA
- a CDS encoding DUF5592 family protein produces MIYDIPKKLKEEYKIFHKPDIYLKDVEAGCVFLGMFYFFKGWVHSWLLLPYWIIAAAMIFFLIQPSRSNPGKRNWEAILLFLGRDQTTYRSINHDQEGAEPDDEQR; encoded by the coding sequence ATGATATACGATATTCCAAAGAAATTAAAAGAAGAATATAAAATTTTTCATAAGCCCGACATCTATTTGAAAGATGTCGAGGCCGGTTGTGTTTTTCTTGGAATGTTTTATTTTTTCAAAGGATGGGTGCATTCCTGGTTGTTGCTGCCGTATTGGATCATAGCTGCAGCAATGATCTTTTTTTTGATTCAGCCATCCAGAAGTAATCCTGGGAAAAGAAATTGGGAAGCCATTCTTCTGTTCCTTGGCAGGGATCAAACAACCTATCGTTCGATCAATCACGACCAGGAAGGAGCTGAGCCGGATGATGAACAAAGATGA